From Leptotrichia wadei, one genomic window encodes:
- the cysD gene encoding sulfate adenylyltransferase subunit CysD, protein MNELSHLDELEAEAIYIIREVAAECENPVMLYSIGKDSSVMLHLAMKAFYPEKPPFPFLHVNTGWKFKEMINFRDKRAKELGIEMIEYINPEGVEKNINPFDHGSSFTDIMKTQALKQALNKYGFTAAFGGGRRDEEKSRAKERIFSFRNAAQAWDPKNQRPEMWKLYNTEISKGESIRVFPISNWTEKDIWEYIQRENIPIVSLYSAAERPVVERDGNLIMVDDERMRLEEGEESEIKMVRFRTLGDYPLSGAVESDAVTLEEIIDETLSSVESERTSRVIDRDSGAASMEKRKREGYF, encoded by the coding sequence ATGAATGAATTATCTCACTTAGATGAATTGGAAGCAGAGGCGATATACATTATTCGGGAAGTTGCAGCTGAATGCGAAAATCCTGTTATGTTGTATTCGATAGGGAAGGATAGCTCGGTTATGTTACATTTGGCTATGAAGGCATTTTATCCTGAAAAACCGCCTTTTCCTTTTCTACATGTAAATACTGGTTGGAAATTTAAGGAAATGATTAATTTTCGTGATAAAAGGGCGAAAGAACTTGGAATTGAAATGATTGAATACATCAATCCTGAAGGAGTTGAAAAAAATATTAATCCGTTTGATCATGGATCTTCGTTTACTGATATTATGAAAACACAAGCGTTGAAACAGGCACTTAATAAATATGGATTTACGGCAGCATTTGGTGGAGGTCGTAGAGATGAAGAAAAAAGTCGTGCTAAAGAAAGAATTTTCTCATTTAGAAATGCAGCACAAGCATGGGATCCTAAAAATCAACGTCCAGAAATGTGGAAACTTTACAATACAGAGATTAGTAAAGGTGAAAGTATTAGAGTTTTCCCAATTTCTAATTGGACTGAAAAAGATATTTGGGAATATATTCAAAGGGAGAATATACCAATTGTGTCGCTTTATTCGGCAGCAGAACGTCCTGTTGTAGAAAGAGATGGAAATTTAATCATGGTTGATGATGAGAGAATGCGATTGGAAGAAGGCGAAGAGTCTGAAATTAAAATGGTTCGTTTTAGAACGCTAGGAGATTATCCGTTGTCTGGTGCTGTGGAATCAGATGCTGTAACTTTGGAGGAAATAATTGATGAAACATTGAGTTCAGTTGAATCTGAGCGTACAAGTAGAGTAATTGATAGAGATAGTGGGGCAGCAAGCATGGAAAAAAGAAAAAGAGAGGGGTATTTTTAA
- a CDS encoding 4Fe-4S dicluster domain-containing protein → MSIVIDPYKCIGCTKCTQVCPGTLIEMQKVEDMKVKKAVMQYPKDCWGCVSCVKECPVQAISFFLGADIGGNGSTMTTKEEGDILKWIIEKRDGTVEEIDINRKDANKY, encoded by the coding sequence ATGAGCATAGTAATTGATCCATATAAATGTATTGGGTGTACGAAATGTACGCAAGTGTGTCCAGGTACTTTAATCGAGATGCAAAAAGTTGAAGATATGAAGGTCAAAAAGGCAGTTATGCAATATCCAAAAGATTGCTGGGGATGTGTTTCCTGCGTGAAGGAATGTCCAGTTCAGGCGATTTCATTTTTCCTCGGAGCAGATATTGGTGGAAATGGAAGTACGATGACGACTAAAGAGGAAGGCGATATTCTAAAATGGATTATTGAAAAAAGAGATGGAACTGTAGAAGAAATTGATATAAATAGAAAAGATGCTAATAAATATTGA